One Pseudomonadota bacterium DNA segment encodes these proteins:
- a CDS encoding NHLP leader peptide family natural product precursor: MCTRPAGTRARETRKEPRPVTREEFERQLVEKAQKDAAFRGRLISDPKGTLEAELQSVKAGISLPANLKVTVVEESADHIYLRLPAAASTTMSEQELVATTGGAGDQPPPASIVVGLDVVVVVAPGPEVGVVLTPGPGLIVAVA; encoded by the coding sequence TTGTGCACGCGTCCTGCCGGGACACGCGCACGGGAAACACGAAAGGAGCCCCGTCCAGTGACACGTGAAGAGTTTGAGCGCCAGCTCGTCGAGAAAGCCCAGAAAGACGCCGCGTTTCGCGGCAGGCTGATCAGCGACCCGAAGGGCACGCTCGAAGCCGAGCTGCAGTCGGTGAAAGCAGGCATCTCCCTGCCCGCAAACCTGAAGGTCACCGTGGTGGAAGAGAGCGCCGATCACATCTACCTGCGCCTGCCCGCCGCCGCGTCCACTACCATGTCAGAGCAAGAGCTCGTGGCAACGACCGGTGGCGCGGGAGACCAGCCGCCCCCCGCCAGCATCGTGGTCGGCCTGGACGTCGTGGTCGTCGTGGCGCCGGGCCCGGAGGTGGGCGTGGTTCTCACGCCGGGCCCGGGTCTCATCGTCGCCGTCGCCTGA
- a CDS encoding SDR family oxidoreductase has product MTRNVLVTGATGYVGGRLVPRLLEEGHPVRCLVRDPARLKGRPWVDKVDLTCGDLLRPETLKEAFEDIDTAFFLVHTMQGGEGFHERDLDCARNFAQAARSAGVRRIVYLGALGRSDDGALSKHLRSRQAVADELRAHGPDVLEFRAGVIVGSGSLSFELIRDLTERLPVMICPRWVYTLAQPIAIRDVLSYLVGSIEAEGGSHVVEIGGAQRLSYGDMMMGYAKARGLRRWMIPVPVLTPRLSSYWVHFVTPVPSSIARPLIEGLRNEVVADTREARRLFPHIDPITYNEAVERALRRIHDHTLNTTWYDSLSSSMRARPVELHVTEGMIVERRVRQLEVSPADAFRAFSGLGGERGWLYLDWTWRVRGIIDRLLGGVGMRRGRRHPDEIRVGDVVDFWRVEAVEPDRLMRLRAEMKVPGRAWLQFEAVPTDEGCELRQTAFFAPRGLFGLMYWYLLYPVHGFIFGGLVDGVARLAREARAARRDEPRLPQAATL; this is encoded by the coding sequence ATGACGCGCAACGTGCTGGTGACAGGTGCAACGGGATATGTGGGCGGGCGCCTGGTTCCTCGCCTGCTGGAGGAAGGGCATCCCGTGCGGTGCCTCGTGCGCGATCCCGCGCGTCTGAAAGGGCGGCCGTGGGTTGACAAGGTCGACCTGACGTGTGGCGACCTTCTGCGTCCTGAAACCCTCAAAGAGGCGTTCGAGGACATCGATACGGCGTTCTTTCTCGTGCACACGATGCAAGGGGGCGAAGGGTTCCACGAGCGCGATCTCGACTGCGCTCGGAACTTTGCCCAGGCGGCCCGTTCAGCCGGGGTGCGACGCATCGTCTATCTCGGCGCGCTCGGTCGCAGCGACGATGGGGCGCTCTCGAAGCATCTGCGCTCGCGTCAGGCCGTGGCAGATGAGCTTCGCGCCCACGGGCCAGACGTGCTGGAGTTTCGCGCGGGGGTCATCGTGGGTTCGGGAAGCCTCTCGTTCGAGCTCATCCGCGACCTCACCGAGCGCCTGCCGGTCATGATCTGTCCGCGCTGGGTCTACACGTTGGCCCAGCCCATCGCCATCCGCGACGTTCTCTCGTATCTTGTGGGCTCCATCGAGGCGGAGGGCGGTTCTCACGTGGTCGAGATCGGGGGGGCGCAGAGGCTATCGTACGGCGACATGATGATGGGCTATGCGAAGGCTCGAGGGCTGCGCCGCTGGATGATTCCCGTGCCCGTTCTCACGCCTCGCCTGTCGTCGTACTGGGTGCACTTCGTCACCCCCGTGCCCTCGTCTATTGCGCGCCCGCTCATCGAGGGGCTGCGCAACGAGGTGGTGGCCGATACACGAGAGGCGCGCCGCCTGTTTCCGCACATCGATCCCATCACCTACAATGAGGCTGTCGAGCGCGCGCTGCGCCGCATCCACGACCATACGCTCAACACGACGTGGTATGACTCGCTGTCGTCGAGCATGCGCGCTCGCCCCGTCGAGCTGCACGTCACCGAAGGGATGATCGTGGAGCGTCGGGTCCGCCAGCTCGAGGTCTCCCCAGCCGATGCGTTTCGCGCGTTCTCTGGCCTGGGGGGGGAACGCGGATGGCTGTACCTCGACTGGACGTGGCGGGTGCGCGGAATCATTGATCGCCTTCTTGGTGGCGTGGGCATGCGGCGTGGTCGTCGACACCCGGATGAGATTCGCGTGGGAGATGTGGTCGATTTCTGGCGCGTAGAGGCGGTTGAGCCCGACCGTCTGATGCGCTTGCGCGCGGAGATGAAGGTTCCGGGCAGAGCATGGCTGCAGTTCGAGGCGGTGCCCACCGACGAGGGGTGCGAGCTGCGTCAGACCGCCTTCTTCGCGCCTCGCGGTCTGTTCGGACTGATGTACTGGTACCTGCTCTATCCGGTGCACGGCTTCATCTTCGGCGGACTTGTCGACGGTGTCGCTCGACTGGCCCGAGAGGCGCGCGCCGCGCGACGAGACGAGCCGCGCCTTCCTCAAGCCGCGACGCTCTGA